A part of Peromyscus maniculatus bairdii isolate BWxNUB_F1_BW_parent chromosome 10, HU_Pman_BW_mat_3.1, whole genome shotgun sequence genomic DNA contains:
- the Bcl11a gene encoding BCL11 transcription factor A isoform X4 has translation MNFPLGDILIFIEHKRKQCSGSLCLEKAVDKPPSPSPVEMKKASNPVEVGIQVTPEDDDCLSTSSRGICPKQEHIADKLLHWRGLSSPRSAHGALIPTPGMSAEYAPQGICKDEPSSYTCTTCKQPFTSAWFLLQHAQNTHGLRIYLESEHGSPLTPRVGIPSGLGAECPSQPPLHGIHIADNNPFNLLRIPGSVSREASGLTEGRFPPTPPLFSPPPRHHLDPHRIERLGAEEMALATHHPSAFDRVLRLNPMAMEPPAMDFSRRLRELAGNTSSPPLSPGRPSPMQRLLQPFQPGSKPPFLATPPLPPLQSAPPPSQPPVKSKSCEFCGKTFKFQSNLVVHRRSHTGEKPYKCNLCDHACTQASKLKRHMKTHMHKSSPMTVKSDDGLSTASSPEPGTSDLVGSASSALKSVVAKFKSENDPNLIPENGDEEEEEDEEEEEEEEEEEEEELTESERVDYGFGLSLEAARHHENSSRGAVVGVGDEGRALPDVMQGMVLSSMQHFSEAFHQVLGEKHKRGHLAEAEGHRDTCDEDSVAGESDRIDDGTVNGRGCSPGESASGGLSKKLLLGSPSSLSPFSKRIKLEKEFDLPPAAMPNTENVYSQWLAGYAASRQLKDPFLSFGDSRQSPFASSSEHSSENGSLRFSTPPGELDGGISGRSGTGSGGSTPHISGPGPGRPSSKEGRRSDTCEYCGKVFKNCSNLTVHRRSHTGERPYKCELCNYACAQSSKLTRHMKTHGQVGKDVYKCEICKMPFSVYSTLEKHMKKWHSDRVLNNDIKTE, from the exons ATAAACTTCTGCACTGGAGGGGCCTGTCCTCCCCTCGATCTGCACACGGAGCTCTAATCCCCACGCCTGGGATGAGTGCAGAATATGCCCCGCAGGGTATTT GTAAAGATGAGCCCAGCAGCTACACATGTACAACTTGCAAACAGCCATTCACCAGTGCATGGTTTCTCTTGCAACACGCACAGAACACTCATGGATTAAGGATCTACTTAGAAAGCGAACATGGAAGTCCCCTGACCCCGCGGGTTGGTATCCCTTCGGGACTAGGTGCAGAATGTCCTTCCCAGCCACCTCTCCATGGGATTCATATTGCAGACAATAACCCCTTTAACCTGCTAAGAATACCAGGATCAGTATCGAGAGAGGCTTCCGGCCTGACAGAAGGGCGCTTTCCACCCACTCCCCCCCTGTTTAGCCCACCACCGAGACATCACTTGGACCCCCACCGCATAGAGCGCCTGGGGGCGGAAGAGATGGCCCTGGCCACCCATCACCCGAGTGCCTTTGACAGGGTGCTGCGGTTGAATCCAATGGCTATGGAGCCTCCCGCCATGGATTTCTCTAGGAGACTTAGAGAGCTGGCAGGGAACACGTCTAGCCCACCGCTGTCCCCAGGCCGGCCCAGCCCTATGCAAAGGTTACTGCAACCATTCCAGCCAGGTAGCAAGCCACCCTTCCTGGCGAcgccccccctccctcctctgcaatctgcccctcctccctcccagcccccGGTCAAGTCCAAGTCATGTGAGTTCTGCGGCAAGACGTTCAAATTTCAGAGCAACCTGGTAGTGCACCGGCGCAGCCACACTGGTGAGAAGCCCTACAAGTGCAACCTGTGCGACCACGCGTGCACACAGGCCAGCAAGCTCAAGCGCCACatgaagacacacatgcacaagtcGTCCCCCATGACGGTCAAGTCCGACGACGGCCTTTCCACCGCCAGCTCCCCGGAACCTGGCACCAGCGACCTGGTGGGCAGCGCCAGCAGTGCGCTCAAGTCAGTGGTGGCCAAGTTCAAGAGCGAGAACGACCCCAACCTGATCCCAGAGAAcggggatgaggaggaagaggaggacgaggaggaagaggaagaagaggaggaagaggaggaggaggagctgacgGAGAGCGAGAGGGTGGACTACGGCTTTGGGCTGAGCCTGGAGGCTGCGCGCCACCATGAGAACAGCTCTCGGGGCGCAGTGGTGGGCGTGGGCGACGAGGGTCGCGCCCTGCCCGACGTCATGCAGGGCATGGTGCTCAGCTCCATGCAGCACTTCAGCGAGGCCTTCCACCAGGTCCTGGGAGAGAAGCATAAGCGTGGCCACCTGGCCGAGGCCGAGGGCCACAGGGACACTTGCGATGAAGACTCGGTGGCCGGCGAGTCTGACCGCATAGACGATGGCACTGTTAACGGCCGCGGCTGCTCCCCCGGCGAATCGGCTTCGGGGGGTCTGTCCAAAAAGCTGCTGCTGGGTAGCCCCAGCTCGCTGAGCCCCTTCTCCAAGCGCATCAAGCTGGAGAAGGAGTTTGACCTGCCCCCAGCCGCGATGCCCAACACTGAGAACGTGTACTCGCAGTGGCTCGCTGGCTATGCGGCCTCCAGGCAGCTCAAAGATCCCTTCCTTAGCTTCGGAGACTCCAGACAATCGCCTTTTGCCTCCTCGTCAGAGCACTCCTCGGAGAACGGGAGCTTGCGCTTCTCCACACCGCCCGGGGAGCTGGACGGAGGGATCTCGGGGCGCAGCGGCACGGGAAGTGGAGGGAGCACGCCCCATATTAGTGGTCCGGGCCCGGGCAGGCCCAGCTCAAAAGAGGGCAGACGCAGCGACACTTGTGAGTACTGTGGGAAAGTCTTCAAGAACTGTAGCAATCTCACTGTCCACAGGAGAAGCCACACGGGCGAAAGGCCTTATAAATGCGAGCTGTGCAACTATGCCTGTGCCCAGAGTAGCAAGCTCACCAGGCACATGAAAACGCATGGCCAGGTGGGGAAGGACGTTTACAAATGTGAAATTTGTAAGATGCCTTTTAGCGTGTACAGTACCCTGgagaaacacatgaaaaaatgGCACAGTGATCGAGTGTTGAATAATGATATAAAAACTGAATAG
- the Bcl11a gene encoding BCL11 transcription factor A isoform X7 codes for MRGHDDKLLHWRGLSSPRSAHGALIPTPGMSAEYAPQGICKDEPSSYTCTTCKQPFTSAWFLLQHAQNTHGLRIYLESEHGSPLTPRVGIPSGLGAECPSQPPLHGIHIADNNPFNLLRIPGSVSREASGLTEGRFPPTPPLFSPPPRHHLDPHRIERLGAEEMALATHHPSAFDRVLRLNPMAMEPPAMDFSRRLRELAGNTSSPPLSPGRPSPMQRLLQPFQPGSKPPFLATPPLPPLQSAPPPSQPPVKSKSCEFCGKTFKFQSNLVVHRRSHTGEKPYKCNLCDHACTQASKLKRHMKTHMHKSSPMTVKSDDGLSTASSPEPGTSDLVGSASSALKSVVAKFKSENDPNLIPENGDEEEEEDEEEEEEEEEEEEEELTESERVDYGFGLSLEAARHHENSSRGAVVGVGDEGRALPDVMQGMVLSSMQHFSEAFHQVLGEKHKRGHLAEAEGHRDTCDEDSVAGESDRIDDGTVNGRGCSPGESASGGLSKKLLLGSPSSLSPFSKRIKLEKEFDLPPAAMPNTENVYSQWLAGYAASRQLKDPFLSFGDSRQSPFASSSEHSSENGSLRFSTPPGELDGGISGRSGTGSGGSTPHISGPGPGRPSSKEGRRSDTCEYCGKVFKNCSNLTVHRRSHTGERPYKCELCNYACAQSSKLTRHMKTHGQVGKDVYKCEICKMPFSVYSTLEKHMKKWHSDRVLNNDIKTE; via the exons ATAAACTTCTGCACTGGAGGGGCCTGTCCTCCCCTCGATCTGCACACGGAGCTCTAATCCCCACGCCTGGGATGAGTGCAGAATATGCCCCGCAGGGTATTT GTAAAGATGAGCCCAGCAGCTACACATGTACAACTTGCAAACAGCCATTCACCAGTGCATGGTTTCTCTTGCAACACGCACAGAACACTCATGGATTAAGGATCTACTTAGAAAGCGAACATGGAAGTCCCCTGACCCCGCGGGTTGGTATCCCTTCGGGACTAGGTGCAGAATGTCCTTCCCAGCCACCTCTCCATGGGATTCATATTGCAGACAATAACCCCTTTAACCTGCTAAGAATACCAGGATCAGTATCGAGAGAGGCTTCCGGCCTGACAGAAGGGCGCTTTCCACCCACTCCCCCCCTGTTTAGCCCACCACCGAGACATCACTTGGACCCCCACCGCATAGAGCGCCTGGGGGCGGAAGAGATGGCCCTGGCCACCCATCACCCGAGTGCCTTTGACAGGGTGCTGCGGTTGAATCCAATGGCTATGGAGCCTCCCGCCATGGATTTCTCTAGGAGACTTAGAGAGCTGGCAGGGAACACGTCTAGCCCACCGCTGTCCCCAGGCCGGCCCAGCCCTATGCAAAGGTTACTGCAACCATTCCAGCCAGGTAGCAAGCCACCCTTCCTGGCGAcgccccccctccctcctctgcaatctgcccctcctccctcccagcccccGGTCAAGTCCAAGTCATGTGAGTTCTGCGGCAAGACGTTCAAATTTCAGAGCAACCTGGTAGTGCACCGGCGCAGCCACACTGGTGAGAAGCCCTACAAGTGCAACCTGTGCGACCACGCGTGCACACAGGCCAGCAAGCTCAAGCGCCACatgaagacacacatgcacaagtcGTCCCCCATGACGGTCAAGTCCGACGACGGCCTTTCCACCGCCAGCTCCCCGGAACCTGGCACCAGCGACCTGGTGGGCAGCGCCAGCAGTGCGCTCAAGTCAGTGGTGGCCAAGTTCAAGAGCGAGAACGACCCCAACCTGATCCCAGAGAAcggggatgaggaggaagaggaggacgaggaggaagaggaagaagaggaggaagaggaggaggaggagctgacgGAGAGCGAGAGGGTGGACTACGGCTTTGGGCTGAGCCTGGAGGCTGCGCGCCACCATGAGAACAGCTCTCGGGGCGCAGTGGTGGGCGTGGGCGACGAGGGTCGCGCCCTGCCCGACGTCATGCAGGGCATGGTGCTCAGCTCCATGCAGCACTTCAGCGAGGCCTTCCACCAGGTCCTGGGAGAGAAGCATAAGCGTGGCCACCTGGCCGAGGCCGAGGGCCACAGGGACACTTGCGATGAAGACTCGGTGGCCGGCGAGTCTGACCGCATAGACGATGGCACTGTTAACGGCCGCGGCTGCTCCCCCGGCGAATCGGCTTCGGGGGGTCTGTCCAAAAAGCTGCTGCTGGGTAGCCCCAGCTCGCTGAGCCCCTTCTCCAAGCGCATCAAGCTGGAGAAGGAGTTTGACCTGCCCCCAGCCGCGATGCCCAACACTGAGAACGTGTACTCGCAGTGGCTCGCTGGCTATGCGGCCTCCAGGCAGCTCAAAGATCCCTTCCTTAGCTTCGGAGACTCCAGACAATCGCCTTTTGCCTCCTCGTCAGAGCACTCCTCGGAGAACGGGAGCTTGCGCTTCTCCACACCGCCCGGGGAGCTGGACGGAGGGATCTCGGGGCGCAGCGGCACGGGAAGTGGAGGGAGCACGCCCCATATTAGTGGTCCGGGCCCGGGCAGGCCCAGCTCAAAAGAGGGCAGACGCAGCGACACTTGTGAGTACTGTGGGAAAGTCTTCAAGAACTGTAGCAATCTCACTGTCCACAGGAGAAGCCACACGGGCGAAAGGCCTTATAAATGCGAGCTGTGCAACTATGCCTGTGCCCAGAGTAGCAAGCTCACCAGGCACATGAAAACGCATGGCCAGGTGGGGAAGGACGTTTACAAATGTGAAATTTGTAAGATGCCTTTTAGCGTGTACAGTACCCTGgagaaacacatgaaaaaatgGCACAGTGATCGAGTGTTGAATAATGATATAAAAACTGAATAG